In a single window of the Alphaproteobacteria bacterium LSUCC0684 genome:
- a CDS encoding bifunctional [glutamine synthetase] adenylyltransferase/[glutamine synthetase]-adenylyl-L-tyrosine phosphorylase produces the protein MSDSQIPIFKAPPRWPGERTSGMETPEPEGPADIVAAITSIAPYLHRLQQRFGEDLDRILTGDGEAIFTEAEAVFHDRLAKTGQEDEVMAAIRRFRGRVNYLVAMSDVFEITPLATQITWLSRCASIAVEGVARWLCGQGAEGDAIHHGWFILGMGKLGANELNFSSDIDLIIITLPGADENTNAGYVRRARRLTSLLSTPTADGIGWRVDLRLRPDPGATPIAIPRDAAISYYESLARTWERAAFIRSRPIAGNLKAGEDFLKSIQPFIWRRHLDYTVLEDMRVMLRRDPRDDHLLGFNIKTGIGGIRGIEFFVHVHQLIAGGREPVLREKETTKALGRLGDGNWITPEEAARLSDAYYIWRRLEHRLQMIGDAQTHQLPKSDESMRAIAAFCGHENSDDFRAALICLSDQVAADTAPLIRAIGQDDQGEQDTFRDWLYGNTDTREDAADLLASLGFHDPASLFAVCEGWMAGRAPATRSDQSREKLRRMLPKLIRRFAETDNPDQAFISFAQLVDQLPAGLQLFSLLESNDGLATTLGAIVTGAPSLREQLVRHPMVVDRLMYEDFWDVDINWENRKSELDTALKDARDYEDVLDILRRIQRDWSFQVAVQLLHEVLDPVAAGKAFSMIASISIQAILPIVHREMTERYGGIEGGSISVLALGRLGAEEMTMLSDLDLICIYDCAENANSSGPRSLSASQWFTRFVQQMINALTAPTAEGRCYNVDMRLRPSGNAGPVAVHISSFRQYQMEEAWLWEHFALLKARIVGTIGAVSLAHEVEAVISDALQKPRDPANMREEVISMRQRIRKAMSAPSAHDLRHRDGGLLDLDFLTQMLQLMPNSTDIVRCRSARLAVPELARQKLLDEEQAEFLSMAAERLTALHQWIRLILPESRSRPQEEKSLPETFQQLTGHSDSETLEVEIERLCGGISAMLELFLHPKT, from the coding sequence ATGAGTGATTCACAGATCCCTATCTTCAAGGCCCCGCCCCGATGGCCGGGTGAACGCACCTCCGGCATGGAAACGCCGGAGCCCGAAGGTCCGGCAGATATCGTCGCGGCCATCACCTCAATCGCGCCCTATCTGCATCGGCTGCAGCAACGTTTTGGCGAAGACCTTGATCGCATTCTCACCGGCGATGGAGAAGCAATATTCACCGAGGCCGAAGCCGTCTTTCATGATCGGCTAGCAAAGACAGGCCAGGAAGATGAAGTGATGGCCGCGATACGCCGGTTTCGCGGAAGGGTGAATTATCTCGTTGCGATGTCGGATGTCTTTGAGATAACGCCGCTGGCAACCCAGATAACCTGGCTCAGCCGCTGCGCGAGCATTGCCGTGGAAGGCGTTGCAAGATGGCTTTGCGGCCAGGGGGCGGAAGGCGATGCGATCCATCACGGGTGGTTTATTCTCGGAATGGGGAAGCTTGGGGCAAATGAGCTGAATTTCTCCTCCGATATTGATCTGATCATCATCACCCTTCCTGGCGCGGATGAAAACACCAACGCCGGATATGTGCGAAGGGCACGGCGCCTGACCTCGCTTCTCAGCACCCCTACCGCCGACGGGATCGGCTGGCGGGTTGATCTCAGGCTGCGGCCGGATCCGGGTGCAACGCCCATCGCCATCCCGCGTGATGCCGCCATCAGCTATTACGAATCCCTGGCCCGAACCTGGGAGAGAGCTGCCTTTATCCGGTCCCGCCCCATCGCTGGTAACCTTAAGGCAGGTGAAGATTTTCTCAAATCGATCCAGCCGTTTATCTGGCGGCGTCATCTTGACTATACCGTGCTTGAGGATATGCGCGTCATGCTGCGGCGTGACCCACGCGACGATCATCTTCTCGGCTTCAACATCAAGACAGGTATCGGCGGGATCAGGGGGATTGAATTCTTTGTCCATGTGCATCAGCTCATCGCCGGGGGGCGAGAGCCGGTCTTGCGCGAGAAGGAGACGACAAAAGCTCTCGGCAGGCTTGGTGACGGCAACTGGATCACCCCGGAAGAAGCTGCCCGGCTGAGCGATGCCTATTATATCTGGCGGCGGCTGGAACATCGCTTGCAGATGATCGGTGATGCTCAGACCCATCAGCTGCCCAAAAGCGACGAGTCCATGCGGGCAATAGCGGCGTTCTGCGGGCATGAGAACAGCGATGATTTTCGTGCAGCACTGATCTGCCTGAGCGATCAGGTCGCCGCTGATACGGCACCGTTGATCAGGGCAATCGGTCAAGATGATCAGGGTGAGCAGGACACTTTCCGTGACTGGCTTTATGGCAATACCGATACCCGCGAGGATGCGGCAGATCTTCTGGCCTCTCTTGGCTTTCATGATCCGGCAAGCCTGTTTGCGGTATGCGAAGGCTGGATGGCTGGCCGCGCCCCGGCAACACGGTCAGATCAGTCACGGGAAAAACTGCGCCGGATGCTGCCCAAGCTTATACGGCGATTTGCGGAAACCGACAATCCGGATCAGGCGTTCATCAGTTTTGCCCAGCTGGTGGATCAGCTTCCTGCCGGGCTGCAGCTGTTCTCCCTGCTTGAAAGCAACGACGGGCTTGCCACCACACTTGGCGCAATCGTGACCGGCGCGCCATCGCTCAGGGAACAACTGGTCCGTCACCCCATGGTCGTTGACCGGTTGATGTATGAGGATTTCTGGGATGTCGATATAAACTGGGAAAACCGCAAATCCGAGTTGGACACAGCCCTCAAGGATGCGAGGGATTACGAAGATGTGCTCGATATCCTAAGGCGGATTCAACGTGACTGGTCGTTTCAGGTAGCGGTGCAACTGCTCCATGAAGTGCTCGATCCTGTCGCCGCTGGCAAGGCTTTTTCCATGATCGCCAGCATCTCGATCCAGGCCATTCTGCCGATCGTTCACCGCGAGATGACCGAACGCTATGGCGGTATCGAAGGTGGCTCCATTTCGGTGCTGGCACTTGGCCGCCTCGGGGCCGAGGAAATGACTATGTTGTCTGATCTTGACCTGATCTGCATTTATGACTGCGCGGAAAATGCCAATTCCTCCGGCCCCAGATCCTTGAGTGCAAGCCAGTGGTTTACGCGCTTCGTGCAGCAGATGATCAACGCCCTCACCGCACCAACCGCTGAAGGCAGATGCTACAATGTCGATATGAGGCTTCGTCCAAGCGGCAATGCGGGGCCCGTGGCAGTTCATATCAGCAGTTTTCGGCAGTATCAGATGGAGGAAGCCTGGTTGTGGGAGCATTTCGCGCTGCTCAAGGCGCGGATTGTCGGGACAATCGGCGCTGTATCGCTGGCCCATGAAGTTGAGGCCGTTATCAGCGACGCGTTGCAGAAACCAAGGGATCCCGCCAATATGCGGGAAGAAGTGATCTCGATGCGCCAGCGGATTCGTAAAGCCATGTCAGCGCCATCCGCCCATGATCTTCGCCATCGTGACGGCGGGCTTCTTGATCTTGATTTTCTAACCCAGATGCTTCAACTCATGCCGAATTCAACAGATATTGTCCGCTGTCGTTCTGCCCGTCTTGCGGTGCCGGAACTGGCCCGGCAGAAACTGCTGGATGAAGAACAGGCAGAATTTCTCAGCATGGCGGCAGAAAGGCTCACGGCGCTGCATCAATGGATACGCCTGATCCTGCCGGAAAGCCGCTCGAGACCTCAGGAGGAGAAATCTCTTCCCGAGACATTTCAACAACTCACCGGGCATTCGGATAGCGAAACCCTGGAAGTCGAAATCGAAAGACTTTGCGGCGGGATCAGCGCCATGCTCGAACTCTTCCTTCACCCAAAAACCTAG
- a CDS encoding MFS transporter: MQAALLSSWTLFFGIFLFMAGNGLQGILLGTRAEQLAFGDLTTGFVMSGYFFGFLLGSKIVPRMVSRVGHVRVFGALAGLASSSILVHALFELASLWMLMRIITGFAYSGMYIVAESWINAKADNRTRGSLLSIYMIVSMMGLIIGQLLLSAGEPDDVTLFLIVSILVSIAVIPILMTAAKVPEISEPEKTSLLRAYHVSPLAVIGMGFNGMTSAVLFGMGAVYANKLQLSLNEVAIFMSSIMVGALILQYPIGKLSDIFDRRSVILVVQILATATAMLGFVAESLSFPLLLLAGLIYGGVHTPLYSLYIAHANDYLTPKQIIAMSSMLVMINGIGAVFGAPIVGYCMKIFGPSAFFPTMAIMHFIMTVIVVIRMQVRDSMPVEAQAPFVAMPERATAIATSLLPEAEWKNTGIAPE, from the coding sequence ATGCAGGCAGCGTTACTCTCCTCATGGACCTTGTTTTTTGGCATTTTCCTGTTCATGGCCGGAAATGGGTTGCAGGGGATTCTGCTTGGCACGCGGGCAGAACAGCTTGCCTTTGGCGACCTGACCACCGGCTTTGTGATGTCCGGGTATTTCTTCGGCTTTCTTCTCGGCTCCAAAATCGTACCAAGGATGGTAAGCCGGGTGGGCCATGTCCGGGTTTTCGGTGCACTGGCCGGGCTGGCCTCTTCATCCATTCTTGTCCATGCCCTGTTTGAACTGGCGTCGCTATGGATGTTGATGCGCATCATCACCGGCTTTGCCTATTCGGGCATGTATATTGTTGCCGAAAGCTGGATCAACGCCAAAGCCGACAACCGGACAAGAGGCAGTCTTCTTTCCATCTACATGATCGTGAGCATGATGGGGCTGATCATAGGCCAGCTGTTGCTTTCAGCCGGTGAGCCGGACGACGTGACCCTCTTTCTGATCGTATCCATTCTGGTTTCGATCGCCGTTATTCCTATTCTCATGACCGCCGCGAAAGTGCCGGAAATTTCCGAGCCTGAAAAGACATCACTCCTCCGGGCCTATCACGTCTCGCCGCTGGCGGTGATCGGGATGGGGTTCAACGGCATGACCTCGGCGGTGCTGTTCGGCATGGGGGCGGTCTACGCCAACAAACTGCAGCTGAGCCTCAATGAAGTTGCAATATTCATGTCCTCGATCATGGTAGGGGCGCTTATTTTGCAATACCCCATCGGCAAACTGTCCGATATTTTTGACCGCCGGTCGGTGATTCTCGTGGTCCAGATTCTGGCCACCGCAACCGCCATGCTCGGCTTTGTGGCGGAAAGCCTCAGCTTTCCCCTCCTGCTGCTTGCCGGATTGATTTATGGCGGCGTGCATACGCCTCTCTATTCGCTCTACATCGCTCATGCCAATGACTATCTCACCCCGAAGCAGATCATTGCCATGTCGTCGATGCTGGTGATGATCAACGGTATCGGGGCTGTTTTCGGCGCACCAATCGTCGGGTATTGCATGAAAATTTTCGGGCCTTCGGCGTTCTTCCCAACCATGGCAATCATGCATTTTATCATGACCGTGATCGTGGTGATCCGGATGCAGGTCCGCGATTCCATGCCCGTCGAAGCCCAGGCACCTTTCGTTGCCATGCCTGAGCGCGCCACCGCCATCGCAACAAGCCTGCTGCCCGAGGCCGAATGGAAAAACACCGGCATTGCACCTGAATAA
- a CDS encoding DUF1489 family protein, whose product MPLHLKKLSVGSTSIESLTEWHDEVLKRRGRIMHTTRSFPRRAAEILPGGSMFWIIKGRMCVRQLIEEFVEIEREDGGVSCGIVLKPGLMRVVERRHRPFQGWRYLEEADAPIDLPLGDTPDDVMPLEMAEELRDLGLL is encoded by the coding sequence ATGCCACTTCATCTGAAAAAACTGTCGGTTGGGTCAACCAGTATCGAGAGCCTGACAGAATGGCATGATGAGGTGCTGAAACGTCGTGGACGCATCATGCATACCACGCGATCTTTTCCTCGTCGTGCTGCTGAAATTCTCCCGGGTGGAAGCATGTTCTGGATCATCAAGGGCCGGATGTGCGTACGGCAACTGATCGAGGAATTTGTCGAAATCGAGCGGGAAGATGGCGGTGTTTCCTGTGGTATCGTCTTGAAACCTGGATTGATGCGGGTGGTTGAACGTCGACACCGACCTTTTCAGGGCTGGCGCTACCTTGAAGAGGCAGATGCCCCGATTGATCTGCCTCTAGGTGATACACCGGACGATGTCATGCCCCTGGAAATGGCCGAAGAGCTGCGCGATCTCGGTCTGCTCTGA
- the mgtE gene encoding magnesium transporter, with amino-acid sequence MSEQNEKSPIGREDPAPLSSLYGMTPKVEAAVITALAEGKIARVRALVSPLHPADQADLIERLNMPQRRRLFSYMGSNLDPETLAFLDDDLLDVALNIMGAEGVAKALPELDSDDAVDILEEFDPEERDSILAAMPVAERLIVEEGLAFPEDSAGRLMQREVVVSPSHWTVGQTIDFMRSQDNLPEDFYAIVVIDPARRVLGQVMLSRLLASQRPVRMSEIMTNTPYQIPVNMDQEEVALLFKRYGLVSASVVDDQHRLVGMITVDDVVDVIEEEAEEDLMALGGISDVSIRSNLLETIRSRFSWLFVNLLTAIAASVVIGFFEGTIEKLVALAVLMPIVASMGGNAGTQTVTVAVRALALRQLSRQTATGFVLRELSVGFVNGMVFALTAGGISWIWFGQPEIAVIMGLAMLANLVIAGLSGTLIPLALERFGIDPAIASSVFITTVTDVIGFLTFLGLAAMFLV; translated from the coding sequence GTGTCAGAGCAGAACGAAAAATCACCGATCGGACGTGAAGATCCGGCGCCGTTGTCCAGCCTCTATGGCATGACGCCAAAGGTTGAGGCTGCCGTGATCACGGCACTGGCCGAAGGGAAGATCGCGCGTGTTCGTGCGCTGGTCTCGCCCTTGCACCCGGCGGATCAGGCTGATCTGATCGAACGGCTCAATATGCCGCAGCGGCGGCGTCTTTTCAGTTACATGGGCTCAAACCTCGACCCTGAAACCCTTGCATTTCTGGATGATGATCTTCTTGATGTTGCGCTCAATATCATGGGGGCGGAGGGCGTAGCCAAGGCCCTGCCTGAGCTCGACAGTGATGACGCGGTGGATATCCTTGAGGAATTTGACCCCGAAGAACGTGATTCAATTCTTGCTGCCATGCCAGTGGCGGAAAGGTTGATTGTCGAGGAAGGTCTCGCCTTTCCCGAAGACAGCGCCGGCCGCCTGATGCAGCGGGAAGTGGTGGTCAGTCCTTCGCATTGGACGGTTGGCCAGACCATTGATTTCATGCGCAGTCAGGATAACCTGCCGGAAGATTTTTACGCCATTGTCGTGATAGATCCGGCAAGGCGTGTGCTGGGGCAGGTGATGCTGTCGCGACTGCTGGCCTCACAGCGTCCGGTGCGGATGTCGGAAATCATGACGAATACGCCATACCAGATACCGGTCAACATGGATCAGGAAGAGGTGGCGCTTCTGTTCAAGCGATATGGGCTTGTCTCTGCGTCCGTGGTGGATGATCAGCACAGGCTTGTCGGGATGATCACCGTCGATGATGTGGTTGATGTGATCGAAGAAGAGGCGGAAGAAGATCTGATGGCGCTTGGCGGGATCAGTGATGTCAGCATCCGTTCCAATCTGCTGGAGACAATCCGGTCACGGTTTTCCTGGCTTTTTGTCAATCTGCTGACGGCGATAGCCGCGTCGGTGGTTATCGGTTTCTTTGAGGGTACGATTGAAAAACTCGTAGCCTTGGCGGTATTGATGCCGATCGTGGCATCGATGGGGGGAAATGCCGGTACCCAGACGGTGACCGTTGCGGTCAGGGCACTGGCCCTGCGCCAGCTTTCCCGGCAGACAGCGACAGGCTTTGTGTTGCGGGAGCTCAGTGTCGGTTTTGTCAATGGCATGGTCTTTGCCCTGACCGCTGGCGGTATTTCATGGATCTGGTTTGGCCAGCCTGAAATCGCGGTGATCATGGGGCTGGCGATGCTGGCCAATCTGGTGATCGCCGGGTTGAGCGGGACTCTCATCCCGCTTGCGTTGGAGCGTTTCGGTATTGATCCCGCGATTGCCTCGTCGGTATTCATCACCACGGTGACCGATGTGATCGGGTTTCTGACGTTTCTTGGTCTTGCAGCGATGTTCCTTGTCTGA
- a CDS encoding short-chain fatty acyl-CoA regulator family protein, with amino-acid sequence MIGHKIRKLRADLGLTQSDMAAAIGISASYLNLIEHNQRPVTVPLLFKLGQSFDIDLKDFAADDTTRLMADITEMFADPAMAGHSVSKREMRDFVNSQPNIAGALSRFYSNYRIVKAEMQNVAAAGGGQRSAISSSSLADDLRLYLQDNGNYFAELEEAAEDFANQASLGTETLYADLCRWFLDERGIDVQVVPAEVMGVNLRQYDPHKGRILLSEGLRRPRRVFQLLLQVVALTQHEIIEKMVKDADMPHITGMLRNTLAGYFAGAVMMPYTPFADAARKLRYDIDLIGRRFGVSFEQVCHRLTTLNRPGDRGISFFFIRVDPAGNVSKRLSAGKMQFANHGGTCARWVVHQAFRVPSKVLTQVAELEEGQQVFTMARTVSPQWTPKDQPEPEFAVGLGCHVNQARDIVYADTHDLGKNSKPVQIGIGCHVCERMDCAQRSQPPLGYNVRFDPYRRRLGLFDIES; translated from the coding sequence ATGATCGGGCACAAGATTCGCAAACTCAGGGCGGATCTCGGGCTCACGCAATCGGATATGGCCGCGGCAATCGGCATCAGCGCAAGCTACCTCAATCTGATCGAGCATAACCAGCGGCCGGTGACGGTGCCGCTATTGTTCAAGCTTGGGCAGAGTTTCGACATTGACCTCAAGGATTTTGCGGCCGACGATACCACCCGCCTCATGGCTGATATAACGGAAATGTTTGCCGACCCCGCCATGGCAGGGCATTCGGTCTCAAAACGTGAGATGCGTGATTTTGTCAACAGCCAGCCGAATATCGCCGGTGCGCTGTCACGTTTTTACAGCAATTATCGCATCGTCAAGGCTGAGATGCAGAATGTTGCAGCCGCAGGAGGCGGCCAGCGTTCGGCGATTTCGTCCTCATCTCTTGCCGATGATCTGCGGCTTTATCTGCAGGATAACGGCAATTACTTCGCCGAACTCGAAGAGGCCGCCGAGGATTTCGCCAATCAGGCGTCGCTCGGAACCGAAACCCTTTATGCCGATCTTTGCCGTTGGTTCCTCGATGAGAGGGGTATCGATGTTCAGGTTGTGCCAGCGGAAGTCATGGGCGTAAACCTGCGTCAGTATGATCCCCATAAAGGGCGCATCCTTCTGTCGGAAGGGCTGCGCCGCCCGCGGCGGGTCTTTCAGCTCTTGTTGCAGGTGGTTGCCCTTACCCAGCATGAAATCATTGAAAAAATGGTCAAGGATGCCGACATGCCGCATATCACCGGTATGTTGCGCAACACGCTCGCGGGATATTTTGCCGGTGCGGTGATGATGCCCTACACGCCCTTCGCTGATGCGGCGCGAAAGCTGAGATATGATATTGATCTCATCGGGCGCCGCTTCGGTGTCAGTTTCGAGCAGGTCTGCCATCGGCTGACGACGCTCAACAGGCCGGGGGATCGCGGCATTTCGTTTTTCTTCATCCGGGTTGATCCGGCGGGTAATGTGTCCAAGCGTCTTTCCGCCGGCAAGATGCAATTCGCCAACCATGGCGGTACCTGCGCGCGCTGGGTGGTGCATCAGGCCTTCCGTGTTCCAAGCAAGGTCCTGACCCAGGTGGCCGAACTCGAAGAAGGCCAGCAGGTCTTCACCATGGCGCGAACGGTATCGCCGCAATGGACCCCGAAAGATCAGCCCGAGCCTGAATTTGCCGTCGGGCTTGGCTGTCATGTCAATCAGGCGCGGGATATCGTCTATGCCGATACCCATGATCTGGGCAAGAACAGCAAACCTGTTCAGATCGGCATTGGCTGCCATGTCTGTGAGCGCATGGATTGCGCCCAGCGATCACAGCCGCCGCTTGGGTACAATGTGCGCTTTGACCCCTACCGGCGACGGCTTGGACTATTTGACATAGAAAGCTGA
- a CDS encoding alcohol dehydrogenase catalytic domain-containing protein: MKAAVCRQFGAPLTLEPLSLADPTGHELKIRIKACAICHSDISYIKGYWGGNLPMIFGHEAAGVIEAVGDAVTGFRPGDRVVVTLMRSCGTCPSCLDNMEAICATPPAITSPSHQAASEVIQPSMNTGAFAEEVLVHERQCIAIPDDLDFETASLLGCGVITGFGAVFRVGNVKSGDRVGVIGSGGIGINAIQAARIAGASTIIAMDASSAKRDLALDLGATHFLNVLEDDVAVAVDEATGGEKLDMVFVAVGVAKAIENALPLIRRAGKVVILGMPASDDLARIDASSLASSAQCIIGTKMGSAMIREDIPHLIGLFQEGKIALDRLISHRYPFEDINTAIEMAADPSSARVVLTFD; encoded by the coding sequence ATGAAAGCTGCTGTCTGCCGTCAATTCGGCGCCCCCCTTACTCTTGAACCTCTCTCTCTTGCTGATCCCACAGGACATGAGCTCAAGATCCGCATAAAGGCCTGCGCGATCTGCCATAGCGATATCAGCTATATCAAGGGCTATTGGGGTGGCAATCTGCCCATGATCTTCGGCCATGAAGCAGCAGGGGTCATTGAGGCGGTGGGCGATGCCGTGACTGGCTTCAGACCGGGAGACCGTGTTGTCGTGACGTTGATGCGGTCTTGCGGCACCTGCCCGTCCTGCCTTGACAACATGGAAGCGATCTGTGCAACCCCGCCAGCCATCACCAGCCCGAGCCACCAGGCCGCAAGCGAGGTGATACAGCCCTCGATGAACACAGGGGCTTTTGCCGAAGAAGTTCTGGTGCATGAGCGGCAATGTATCGCCATTCCGGATGATCTTGATTTTGAAACAGCCTCACTGCTGGGATGCGGCGTGATCACCGGGTTCGGGGCCGTATTCAGGGTAGGCAACGTCAAATCCGGGGATCGTGTTGGCGTCATCGGCAGCGGCGGGATCGGGATCAACGCCATTCAGGCGGCCCGGATTGCCGGCGCATCGACCATCATCGCCATGGATGCGTCTTCAGCAAAACGTGACCTCGCCCTTGATCTCGGCGCAACGCATTTCCTGAACGTCCTCGAAGATGATGTTGCCGTTGCCGTGGATGAAGCCACCGGCGGGGAAAAACTTGATATGGTTTTTGTTGCCGTGGGTGTGGCAAAGGCCATCGAAAATGCCCTGCCGCTGATCCGCCGTGCCGGCAAGGTGGTGATCCTCGGCATGCCTGCCTCCGATGATCTGGCCCGTATCGACGCCTCATCCCTTGCCAGCAGCGCCCAATGCATCATCGGCACCAAGATGGGATCCGCCATGATCAGGGAAGACATTCCGCATTTGATCGGTCTCTTTCAGGAAGGGAAGATCGCCCTCGACCGTCTCATCAGTCACCGTTATCCTTTTGAGGATATCAACACCGCGATTGAAATGGCGGCTGACCCCTCCTCCGCAAGGGTGGTGCTGACCTTTGACTGA
- a CDS encoding mandelate racemase/muconate lactonizing enzyme family protein, giving the protein MKLDQLETFVVGNPPPGHGGQYFLFVKLVTACGIVGYGEMYTASFGPQTMIAMAEDVFSRDLAGEDPFNIERMWRRVYSRGYSSRPDISLMGVMSGLEMACWDIIGKALEKPVHALIGGKLHERLRSYTYIYPGEGMDPASFYNDADASAEMAAKYLKEGFTALKFDPAGAYTILDPHMPELADIERSENFLKKLRQAVGNDADLLFGTHGQFSPSGARRMARMMEFYDPLWFEEPTPPERPEIMAEVARATSIPIATGERLTTKYEFARVLELGAANILQMNLGRVGGILEAKKIASMAEAFYAHIAPHLYCGPIVGAANIQVSAASPNFLILESIRKWEGFHRDILTSPIRWEDGYVIVPDAPGLGVEVNEDVARANPYTGDRLHLTSTERDDPRQA; this is encoded by the coding sequence ATGAAACTTGACCAGCTTGAAACCTTTGTTGTCGGCAACCCGCCCCCGGGGCATGGCGGGCAGTATTTTCTCTTTGTCAAACTGGTTACTGCCTGCGGGATTGTCGGTTATGGAGAGATGTATACCGCCTCTTTCGGCCCCCAGACAATGATTGCCATGGCCGAAGATGTGTTTTCCCGTGATCTTGCCGGTGAAGATCCGTTCAATATCGAGCGCATGTGGCGACGTGTTTACAGCCGCGGGTATTCCTCACGTCCGGATATCTCCCTGATGGGGGTGATGAGCGGCCTTGAAATGGCCTGCTGGGATATTATCGGCAAGGCGCTTGAAAAACCTGTTCACGCCCTGATTGGCGGTAAACTCCATGAACGGCTGAGGAGTTATACCTATATCTATCCCGGGGAAGGCATGGATCCGGCCAGTTTCTATAATGATGCCGATGCTTCGGCGGAAATGGCCGCAAAATACCTCAAAGAAGGGTTCACGGCGCTAAAATTTGATCCGGCCGGGGCCTATACGATCCTGGACCCGCACATGCCGGAACTGGCGGATATCGAACGATCGGAAAACTTCCTCAAGAAATTGCGTCAGGCGGTGGGCAATGATGCTGATCTGCTGTTCGGCACCCATGGACAGTTTTCACCATCAGGCGCAAGGCGCATGGCGCGAATGATGGAGTTCTATGATCCGCTCTGGTTCGAGGAGCCGACCCCGCCGGAACGACCCGAGATCATGGCTGAAGTGGCCCGCGCCACTTCCATCCCCATCGCCACCGGCGAACGGCTGACGACCAAATATGAATTCGCGCGTGTTCTTGAACTTGGCGCGGCGAATATCCTGCAGATGAATCTTGGCCGCGTCGGCGGCATCCTTGAAGCCAAGAAAATCGCCTCCATGGCCGAAGCCTTTTATGCCCATATCGCGCCCCATCTCTATTGTGGGCCGATCGTGGGGGCGGCAAATATTCAGGTATCTGCCGCCTCACCGAACTTTCTTATTCTTGAATCAATCCGCAAATGGGAAGGGTTCCATCGCGACATCCTGACAAGCCCGATCCGTTGGGAAGATGGTTATGTTATCGTACCGGATGCCCCCGGGCTCGGCGTTGAGGTGAACGAGGACGTTGCCCGCGCCAACCCCTATACCGGCGACCGGCTTCATCTCACCTCAACCGAGCGGGATGATCCAAGACAAGCCTAG